The DNA segment TTGGTTAACCGCTCTTTAGCCTTGCGGGCCAGCCTCGGTTCAAAGAACAGGATTTGGTTTTTGCCTTCACGCATCGCCATATTCATAGCGGAACTTGCCTGACTCAAGAGAAGTTCAGCCTCTTTTTTGGCATCCATCGTCTCTTCAGCATTTGGCTGATAAAACGATATCCCAATGCTAGCCGTAGGCCGTAGCGCCAACGTTTCCAGATCAAGCTGCCGCGTAATGGAGTCCATCAGGTTTTTCGCCAAGAGCATCAGCGAATGCGGCCTTTCAACGTTACGCACCAGTACCACAAAGCGATCCTGATTAACCTGCGCCAGCATATCGGCTTCGCTCACACACTCATTCAACCGGCTCACTAATGACGCCAGTAACGCATCGCGCTGTGTGGTGTCCAATACCCCCATCGCCTCTTGCAATGTACTGATATTAATCACAACAATGCCGGAATTCTCTTTGCGGCAAACCAATAAATGCTGCTCCAGTAAAGGAACAAACAGCGTCATATTAGGCAAATTGGTCAGAGGATTGCGCGTAGACATGCGGCTCATCACCTGATGAGCTTTCTCTAACGCCTGCTGATTACGATTATAGTTGCGTACCAATAAGCCCAGCTCATCATCTCCGTGCGATGGAGGTGGCGTAAGCTGATGAAAATTAGGGGTATCAAGCGGCATGCTGCGCAACTCTTGCGCCAGCGCACGCAACGGGTAGACCAATAGCCGATTCATACACCAACTGATGGCAACGGTAAGAATCAAGGCCAGCAAAAGATAGGTCGATACCATGGTAGACAGCGTCGACAAAATAAACTGATAAATGCGGAACGAATCGGCCTGTAAAACCAAGTAAGACGACGGCTGCCGCGCCGCGATATTGCGTTCAATGCCGTAAAGCGGCATTGAAACCTGAACGGGCAGATCGAAAATCTTCATCACCGCTTCAGGTACGGCTCGCTCTTGAGGAAAACGTCCTTTTAGCGCCTGAAGCTCATTGGGCAACATCACGTCGGCACGGCTCAGAATGCCGATCGGAACTAAACTATCGAGAATTTTTTGGGCTCTCACCGCGTCCATATTCAACATGGCTTCAGAAAGCGGCTCACGTACCGAATGGGCCAAATTCTCCAGTTGCTGGACGTAGTCCTCCTTACGCTGGTCCACAAAATGGAACAGCTGAATCACGACAAAAATACAAATCGTAATGAGCGCCACAACCGACACCATTGCCATTTGTTTGATCGTTAAGGAACGACTGACTCGCAAACTGTCTCTCCGATAACATCTAATTTAAACAATAAGAATCCAATACGTGGGGGATACTGTTAGCTAAACACCCCATTGACCCAGCCAGAGTATACTTGATCACATCTGTTTTTAACCCTTAAGCCGAATTCTTTCACAAACAATTACACGCATTTAAGCATAATCGGGTGACGTCGATGCATTTTGCACCATTTTTAACGCCAAATTGGACTCAGTTCAATGCCGACAAAAAACAAAAAGGCCCGTCATGCACAGTACATGCGGGCCTTTTAAGCTTGACCTAATCAAATTCGATATAGAATGATTACTTGAAATCAGCGTATGGCGTTAATGGCTGTGGTGGCAGATCCATATCACCTTGCCAGCCAGCCGCCGAATAGCGGACATAAATCAAACCGTGACTCGGGGTATAGTCTTTCGCTTCCTGAATATCGACGCCTGCACCGATAAACCAGTTCGAAGTGACTCGGCGTTCAATAATCGCTCGTAGGGTATAACCTACGCCGCTGCTGCTGCTGCCACTATCCGTATCATATTTATCAGTGTATTTGTTGTTCGCTTTGTCCGGCGTAGGGATCAAACTTTTAATCGGGTAGCGATCGACGGTGTCGGTTTTCGAATGCGACCAAGACACCGAACCACCCAATTCCCAAGACCAGTTTTCGGTACGTTGGCGATAGTTCACAGGTACACCAAAGGAAACGTATTCCTGCGGGCTATAGTAACCACCTTGCCCCAGCGTATATCCGCTCAAATCCTTATCGTAGTGCCAAATCATATTACTCAGGCCTACGGTCACACGGCGGTTATTTTCGTTGATCAGCTTGTAATAGTACCCCGCCATCCAACGTACGCTGCTGTTGTCAGCAACGTTTTTCCCTGTCAGTTGATCGGCGCTCAAATCAGCCCAAACGCCATGCGCTTCGCCGCGATCGTAGCTGCCGCTGATCCCCAAACCGGTACGGCGTACACCGCCCCATGTAATGCCCGTTTGATCGTCTTTTTGACCACCGAACGCCAACAATGAACTTGATATCGGGCGACGATGAGCATTCACCGTCCAGCCAATATGGTTCCAGTCATTGCTATAACTCAGCCCACCGACCCAGTCCACCACGTCGAAGCCCATTGGGGTGGTACCGAAATCCCCTTCCCAATGGTCATTTTTCCAGCCAGCGGAGAGACTCGCACCCGTTGAGTTTTGGCTATTACCGGGCTTACAGCCGTTAACGTAACAGGTACCAAATTTCTCTTTGTAAGCCCCACCTTTAAAGGAACCCTCCTGCATATTTACCACATCGGTACGCAGGAACATCCGCCCATCGTAGAGCGGTGCATCCATCTGCAGCATGGTGGTATTAGCCGTTAAATCGGAGTAGCCACCGGTACCGCTAGAACTCGCATAGTCATGATCCAGCGTGACATTCACATCCTGCTGTCGATACAAATCAGCCGCATCGGAACGCACACCACGCTTAAGCCAATCATCTTTTTCATCGTTACGCGTTAGACGAGTGAAAGTATCGTTATCCTGCGGTTTGGTTGGCGCAATGCCAGAGGTCACCATCGCATCACGGTAATAATCGAGCGCTTTATCAGGGTTCCCTTGCTTTTGTTCAAAGCGGGCCGCGTCGCGCATCACCAGCGCACCGTCCTGCCCTGGTTCTTTGGCCGCCTGCGGAGTAATACGATCAAAGATCGCCTGCGCTTTCGCCATATCTCCCACGGATGCCCAAGCTCCCGCCACGCGGCGTTCGGTATTCATGCTTGGCGCTTCGGTCGGTTTAACCTGCTGCAATGCCTGTAACTGAGTGCGGGCTTGTTCAAGCTCACCTTGCGCAACGAAGGCTTCAATTTCGCCTAGATGAGCGGAGTCATTATCAGGCTCGCGTTTTAGCACATCGCGATAACCCGCCAGCGCCGCGTCATAATCTTCGCGCTCTAATGCCCAATCGGCGAGCGTTAAATCAACGCGTGTATTGGCTGGCTGTTGACGTAGGTAAGCAATCGCTTCGTCTTCATGCCCCGCATCACGCAGGTCTTGGGC comes from the Hafnia alvei genome and includes:
- the hmsP gene encoding biofilm formation regulator HmsP — encoded protein: MRVSRSLTIKQMAMVSVVALITICIFVVIQLFHFVDQRKEDYVQQLENLAHSVREPLSEAMLNMDAVRAQKILDSLVPIGILSRADVMLPNELQALKGRFPQERAVPEAVMKIFDLPVQVSMPLYGIERNIAARQPSSYLVLQADSFRIYQFILSTLSTMVSTYLLLALILTVAISWCMNRLLVYPLRALAQELRSMPLDTPNFHQLTPPPSHGDDELGLLVRNYNRNQQALEKAHQVMSRMSTRNPLTNLPNMTLFVPLLEQHLLVCRKENSGIVVINISTLQEAMGVLDTTQRDALLASLVSRLNECVSEADMLAQVNQDRFVVLVRNVERPHSLMLLAKNLMDSITRQLDLETLALRPTASIGISFYQPNAEETMDAKKEAELLLSQASSAMNMAMREGKNQILFFEPRLARKAKERLTKETEIMNALTQGDFSLYLQPQIDLRTGRLAGAEALIRWNRKDGELTLPSEFIPLAEEVGGIEALDEWVISESMKILSAWQKQNIGVPISLNVSGIQIANLSYVELLEKMLREYQLDPHMLHLEVTETAYISNMEQAAEMLARLRKIGIKIALDDFGMGYAGLNYLQHLPVDIIKIDKNFVDQIPADDALVRIVASIADVLALDVVAEGVESHMQCEWLLEHGIYYAQGYWFSPALPQEEFERKYFLI